The genomic DNA CGGCGGCCCCGACCGCGAGCACGTCGTCGGCCACGCGCAGCGCCGCCGTGGTCGTGGCGTTGCGGCGTGGCGCCCGCGTGTCGTAGCTGAGCTCCTCGTCCTCCTCGAGGCAGAAGCCGACATCGACCACCGTGACATCAGCCAGCGTCCGACACTGCGCGAGCACCTCGACGAACGCGTCCTCGCGCAGCTCGGGCCAGCGGTCGGCGCGCGGCAGCCCGGTCAGCACCCGAAACCCTGGTGCGACCTCGGGTGCGATCGACGCGAGCCGGGGCTGGTCGAGGACACCAGCGTCGGCGAGCCGCGCCGCGGCTGCGACGCCGGGTGCCTCGTCGAGCAGAGCCAGGTGCTGGGCGACGGACGCGCCGTAGGTGTCGGCGTCGACCAGGACGACGGTGCGGCCGAGACGAGCCATCTCAGCGGCGAGGTTGACGGCCACGGTGGTGCGTCCGGGGGCACCCGTCGGGCCCCAGACGGCCACGACCCGGTGCGGTGGGGAGGGCTCGGACGACTGAGCGCGTGGCAGCGCGACCCGCACGTCAGCGGCCGGCTCCGAAGGTGCTGGGAGAACCGATGCACCCGTGAGCGGTCGCAGCACGGGCCGCTGCTCGCCGAGCAGCTCTCGGCTGATCGCCGCATCGATGTCGGTGTCGGTGGGGTCGCCGGGATCGGGCACCACTCGACGCGGGTTCTGGTCGCCGTCCGCGTCGTCGGACGGCGGCGTGAGGACGTCCGACCAGTCGCCCGCAGGCGCACCGGCAGAGATCAGGCGCTCGACGGTGAGCTGGCGCAGGCGCCGCTGGTCGTCCTCGGCTCCCTCGGCGAACACACCGACGACCAGGACGCCGGCAGCCCGCAGGTCGGCGACGACCGTGCGGTCCAGCTGGGGCAGATCGGCGCTGATCACAGCCGTACGAGCGACCCGCGCCGCGCCTGCGGCGAGGAGGTCCTCGACATCGGCGCACCGGCGTACGAGACGCGTGCCCGATGCCGCCTCGACACGGGTGGCGACCTCCGCCTCGAGGTGCACGCTGACCGCGGTGAGGACGGTGACGGTCATGACGGGTTCCGCAGGGGCGATCCGGCTGTCGGGACGAGCGTGAGCCGGGCGTCGGTGTTGACGGCGCCGATGACGTCGGGGACCTTGGCGGTGGGCACGAGGACATGCACGGCGGCGTCCTGCCCGGAGCCGACCCCGAACCTGCCCTCGTCGCTCGGGACCAACGACACGACCGCACGCTCGACCATCCGCTGCGGCTTGTTG from Luteipulveratus halotolerans includes the following:
- a CDS encoding AAA family ATPase, which translates into the protein MTVTVLTAVSVHLEAEVATRVEAASGTRLVRRCADVEDLLAAGAARVARTAVISADLPQLDRTVVADLRAAGVLVVGVFAEGAEDDQRRLRQLTVERLISAGAPAGDWSDVLTPPSDDADGDQNPRRVVPDPGDPTDTDIDAAISRELLGEQRPVLRPLTGASVLPAPSEPAADVRVALPRAQSSEPSPPHRVVAVWGPTGAPGRTTVAVNLAAEMARLGRTVVLVDADTYGASVAQHLALLDEAPGVAAAARLADAGVLDQPRLASIAPEVAPGFRVLTGLPRADRWPELREDAFVEVLAQCRTLADVTVVDVGFCLEEDEELSYDTRAPRRNATTTAALRVADDVLAVGAADPVGLQRLVRGLDELRAFTTTPHVVVTKVRSAAVGGSPERRVQEALDRFAGVGAVVTVPDDRAALDAAMLAGQTLAEAAPGSAARRAMATLAGDLVGVDVVLRRRRPLRPRRGRSVEPV